GGGTGGGCATGCCGGTGGTCGGTGGGGTGGGGATGGGCGTGGGGCGCCGAGGGGTGACCGAGGGCATGGGCGTCTGGGTGTCCACCGGCAGCGGCCGCTCGGGCTCGGGCTCTGGCGTGGGGGATGGGGAAGGGACGTCCGGCCGGATGGCGGCCAGCAGGCGCCGGGCAATGTCCACCGTGTTGGGGCTGGTCAGGATGGAGAGGCCGTCCAGTTGGGGTTCCAGGGAAGCCAGCAGATCCTGCAGGGCGTCCATATCCCCCTCAGTGCGGACCTGGACGCTGATGGCGATCTCGGGATTGGCCTGGCGGAGCTGCCGGACCAGCGGCAGGACAAACGCCCGTACCGTCTCGGGCTCGGTCTGGGCCCGCTGGATCTGGAGGACGAAGATGTCCACGTAGGGGGCCATGGCCACCCCGTCGCTGAGGGCGAAGGCATGGTCGGGGCCCAGGGCCAGGCGCAGGCCGTACTGGTCTGCCAGGGCACGCATGCGTCGGACGCTGCCCACGGGATCCGCCTGCTCGTCCGGCCGGTTGGCGGGGCCATGCTCCAGGTTGTAGCCGATGATGTCCATGCGGTCGGCCAGATGGGGCAGCAACACCTCGGCATCGGCCACGTTTTTGAAGACCACCAGCCGCCTGCCCACCTGGACCTGTTCCAGCAGGTCGATCATGCTCACGTGGTCCACCCGGGCGATGTCGTCTGGACGTGCGTGGTTGTTGAACCAGTCGATGAGCTGGGGCGTCATGCTCATATCGACCCAGAGGCGCTCCAGAGGGGCGCCTGATTCCAGGGACTGGGCCAGGGTAGTGGGCACACAGCCGTAGAGCAGCAGGGAAAGGATCAGCAGGATCTTAATCTTCCACATGGTTTCCTCAGGCGGGCCCGGCAGCCCGGCGTGATGACGAGAGAATCAGAGAATTACCGTACTAGCGGCGCAGGCGGGAAAGGCGCAACCGGCCGGCGGCCACGCCTGGCTTCAAGGTGGTGGCCTTCTGGTAGACCTCCTGAGCCGCTTTCACATCTCCCTGATCCCGGTACAGGTCGCCCAGGGCCAGCAGGACGTCCAGGTTGCCCGGCTCCTTTTGGAGGGCCGCCTCCAGGTCCCGCCGGGCCTGCTCCTTCTGCCCCATGCGGGCGTAGAGGGCCGAACGGGCCATCAGGGTGGTGGCCGTGGCGGAAACCTGCTCCGCCTGCCGCAGCAGCGCCTGGGCACCGGCCGCATCCCCCCGGGTCCAAAGCAGGCCCGCGTAGCGGATGTACAGGGGGCCATCGGTGGGAACGGCGGCCAATCCCCGCTTCAGCACGGCTTCGGCCTCATCCCAGCGCTTTTGGCTTTCGTACACGGCAGCCAGGCCGCTGTAGGCGTCGGCCAGGGTGGGCTCCAGGCGGATGGCCTCGCTGTACTGCTGGATCGCCTCTTCGGGCTGGCCGCCCTGGGCATAGAGCTCCGCCAGGGCCAACCGGTGGCTGGCGTTGGTCGGCTCCAGGGCCACCGCTTGCCGGTAGTGGTGCAGCGCCTCGTCCTGGCGGTCCTGCCGCAGGAGGTGGGCCGCCAGGGCCCGGTGCAGGGCTGCATTGCCGGGCTGGCGTGCCAGGGCGTCATTATACCACTTCTCGGCGGCATCTTCCTGGTCGCTGGCCTGGGCCGGCCGGGAGGCCAGATAGCCACCCATGGCGATGATGAGCTCGGTTTCATTCTCCCCCAGGCGGGCAAAGGCAGTATCCAGGGTCTCTTTGGCGGCCGCAGCGTTGCCCTGCTGGAGATAGAGGCTGGCCAGCGCCGCGTAGAGGGGGGCCGCGTCCAGTGGGCTGCTGACGGCCCGCTGCAGGCCCGCGCGCAGCACCTGGGTCGCCTGCTGGAAGTCCGCCTGGGCGTTCCACATCTCGCTCAGGCGGAGATAGTAACTGTACTCATCGGGCTGCAGGACCAGCGTGTGGCGATAGGCGGCCAGGGCTGCCTGGGGCCGCCCCTGGAGCCAGTAGAGCTCGCCCAATTCGGCCGAGAGGCGGCTGTCGTTCAACTGGTAGCGGGCGGCGGTGAGCAGGGTGGCCAGGGCGTCGCTGTAGCGCCCCAGGGCCCGCTGGAGTTGGGCTGCCCGCAACAGCAGCTCCAGGTCGTCGGGCTGCCCCTGGAGCATCTCCTGGACGTAGGCCAGCGCGGGCTCATAGTTGCCGTACCGCTGGAGCAGGTCCACCAACACCAGGCTGCCGGACTGGGCGCCCCTGGCCTGTACGTCCCGGGCCCGGCTGAACCACGCCATGGCCAGCTCCGGGTTGCCCTGTCGCTGTTCCAACACGCCATACTGGAGATAGGCCCGGATGTTGCGCTGATCCATCTGGATGGCCTTCTGGAGCAGGGGGGCTGCCTCGTCATAGCGGGCCTGTTCCAGCAGCAGGGTAGCCAGGCCCACATAGGCATCGGCTTCCCCGGGCGTGAGGCGCAGGGTCTCCCGGTAGACCTGTTCGGCCCGGTGGAGCTGGCCCTGGGTCTGCCAGGCCTGAGCCAGGGCCAGGGTGGCCCGGGGATTGCCCGGGTGCGTGGCGGCGGTCTCCTGGTAGATGGCCAGGGCTGTCTGCTCTTCTCCCCGCAGGCTGAGCAGGTCGGCCAAAGCCACCTGGGCCTCCACATAGCCGGGGGCCATCTCCGTAGCGCTGCGAAGTTGGTCCAGGGCCTGGTCGCTGTCGCCCATGGCCATGAGGGACTGGGCCAGGCCCAGCCGCGCCTGGGGCCACCAGGCGTCCAGGTCCACCGCCTGCTGGTAGGCTCGGGCCGCGTCCAGGGCCTGGCCCTGGGCCAGGAGCAGGTCGCCCAGGCCCTTGTAGAATTGGGCCAGGGTGACCGGATACCAGCGCTCCCGTTCGCCTTCCTCGATGAGCTGTCGGTAGAGGGCGATGGCCTGGCCGGCCTGGCTGTGCTCCTGGTAGAGGCGGCTCAGGAGGTCCGGCAGGGTGGTATCGGCCCCGCTGCCCAGGAGCTGATTGCCCTGTTGGAAGAGGCGGGTGATGGCCTGGGGGGAGACGTCCGCCAACGAGAGCAGGCTGGGGTTCCCTGGGCCTCCGTCGGAATCGAAGCCACCGGCGGGATTTGCGGCCGTATCCGGGGCCACCTTGCCCAGGCCCAGGTGGAGCCGGTCCGGCGCGGCTGCCAGGGATGCCTCCAGGGTCTGGTCCAGGGCAACCTGCAGGCCCGCCTCCTGGAGGCGCTGGGCTTCCTCCATCTGGCCCTGGGCGTAGAGCAGGTCGGCCAGTTGCAGGTAGCCGTTGACGAAGGTGGGATCGTTGCGCAGGCCCCGCTGGTAGGCCAGGCGGGCGCCGTCCATGTCTCCCCGGCGGCGCAGGGCATCGCCCAGCATCACCGCCGGCCAGGCCAGGTCCGGCGCGGCTGCCTCCGCGGCCTTGTAGTAGTTCATGGCCGGCTCCATCTGGCCCAGGTCTTCGCTCACCGCAGCCAGACGCACGTAGGCGTAGGCGCGGCTGGCGTCGTCTCCCGAGCCGAAGGTGTTGGCCAGGCTGTCCGTTTCGAACATGTCCAGCGCGGCCTGGTAGGCGTCCACCGCAGCCTGGATGTCCCCCTGGCGCTGGAGCTGGTCGCCCAGGGCCAGGGCCAGCGCCGGCTCGTTGGGGTTGGCGCGGATGGCCGTCTGGAGCAGGGCCAGGATATCCTCCTGGGCGCCGCCCTGGCGACGGAACTGGTCGTTGAGGGCCAGGTAGATGCGGACCTGGGTGGGATCCAGCCGGAAAGCCCGCTGGTAGGCCAGGGTGGCCTCCACCGGCCGGTGGAGCAGGGTGAGGCGGTCGCCCTGGAGGCCATGGGCCAGGGCATTGTTGGGCTGGCGAGCCAGGATGGTGTCAATTTCGGCGCCGGCCTCGTCGTAGCGCTGGGCATCCAGCAGCACCTGGGCCAGGGCCAGGCGGGTCTCCACGGACTCCTGGCCGGT
This sequence is a window from Litorilinea aerophila. Protein-coding genes within it:
- a CDS encoding tetratricopeptide repeat protein, with product MLIGRKTPLVNEKPEPVAMPRVAVSVWRPYAVPLALLVIWAAVVAGVPHFLPVQMASWLTFLALFITPGYLLAEMLLDRLELDGLERWALAFPLGVAVLSIPGMWALLNHHTVRDLALGWMGASTLVVIAWLLHSLWRRQHLSPAQPPRWTLDEWLWVGLLALAFLLLYPTFTLFKIDGDAYAVSSFTADALAGMPLNQAEPLFGTGLGPGVRMVFNQSLPMTYLWVYFSGIDPITLTATASRAMVALWAILAAYMLGKAAGVELPASHRGRRFGLLVAGLQLLIYTAAPFFRGDNVSLFFFERTTADKFMVPVTLLPVAFALSLHYLRQGRRAAWLGAALVAFAVSAIHPLIAAMLALALGALGASHWLLRPRWVTFWRSAALALVVAVTMALPLVQLVLSRGEEPLAPSYPASLEGWPVGQRLVPALPFVYLPTLDVYGPLPDLSQLDADEANTPTDPFLIWRFAVNMNRRRLILFDLDHYISDPNIVLEPPYLLALLLLPLLLRRVRSHLGAQFAVGVSLAVLFVMFNPLVTPRIGQLVMPWILWRFVWLLPYTLVLGWAAYRLAHALAPTLAGLLPIRLRGSSPLAAPLVLFLVLALLLSPAAAGNLQELHHRAAFPYYYPTPAELFRRLDELTTLHGPAAVMADPDLSVTIPAYVAGAHIIAHRAPTTSEIFPANRQAEALQRLIDQDRFYRQRYLSPEGLEILRRYQVGYVVAISGSSLDLQLRLAPQWFQWITDDQSYSLYAVRAVPDATYAIQGNQALAERQWATAARLYEAELAAQPESLLALYGLAEVAHARGQFRDALALLQQAESSLERQAAAPGLRAVFHYRQGQIYMELGQPQEAMAAFDQAQRLAPRVARFHLAAGDACLRAGEMTCTEEQYTLAVTHQHLPDDTSRLVALADLWRQRGETDRALALYAQAANQRPSLANQLTLASAYREAGRFDEADALVRLLRQQHPLSVDVLVVAADVKAAQADYPAAVDLYRRAIWLQELTGQESVETRLALAQVLLDAQRYDEAGAEIDTILARQPNNALAHGLQGDRLTLLHRPVEATLAYQRAFRLDPTQVRIYLALNDQFRRQGGAQEDILALLQTAIRANPNEPALALALGDQLQRQGDIQAAVDAYQAALDMFETDSLANTFGSGDDASRAYAYVRLAAVSEDLGQMEPAMNYYKAAEAAAPDLAWPAVMLGDALRRRGDMDGARLAYQRGLRNDPTFVNGYLQLADLLYAQGQMEEAQRLQEAGLQVALDQTLEASLAAAPDRLHLGLGKVAPDTAANPAGGFDSDGGPGNPSLLSLADVSPQAITRLFQQGNQLLGSGADTTLPDLLSRLYQEHSQAGQAIALYRQLIEEGERERWYPVTLAQFYKGLGDLLLAQGQALDAARAYQQAVDLDAWWPQARLGLAQSLMAMGDSDQALDQLRSATEMAPGYVEAQVALADLLSLRGEEQTALAIYQETAATHPGNPRATLALAQAWQTQGQLHRAEQVYRETLRLTPGEADAYVGLATLLLEQARYDEAAPLLQKAIQMDQRNIRAYLQYGVLEQRQGNPELAMAWFSRARDVQARGAQSGSLVLVDLLQRYGNYEPALAYVQEMLQGQPDDLELLLRAAQLQRALGRYSDALATLLTAARYQLNDSRLSAELGELYWLQGRPQAALAAYRHTLVLQPDEYSYYLRLSEMWNAQADFQQATQVLRAGLQRAVSSPLDAAPLYAALASLYLQQGNAAAAKETLDTAFARLGENETELIIAMGGYLASRPAQASDQEDAAEKWYNDALARQPGNAALHRALAAHLLRQDRQDEALHHYRQAVALEPTNASHRLALAELYAQGGQPEEAIQQYSEAIRLEPTLADAYSGLAAVYESQKRWDEAEAVLKRGLAAVPTDGPLYIRYAGLLWTRGDAAGAQALLRQAEQVSATATTLMARSALYARMGQKEQARRDLEAALQKEPGNLDVLLALGDLYRDQGDVKAAQEVYQKATTLKPGVAAGRLRLSRLRR